Genomic segment of Bifidobacterium lemurum:
CAGCGCTGGCCTTGCGCCGGATCCGCTCGGATCCGCACCGGACTCATATCCGCACCAGCCTCGCCCGCAATCGACCATCATGCTTTACAACACAATCCGACGGGGGTGTAACAGAAGATCCCGTGAAACATGGGTAATCATCATGTTTCACGGGATCTTCTGACGGTTTGCAATGCGTATGGAGGGTGGGGGTGGTATCCGTGCCGTATGTGGCCAACCGCAGTGCTATGCCATATGGTGCTATGCCATATGGCGCTTACGGTGCTACGGCATCACTGCGCCACAGCGTAACGGCGCTACAGTGCTACATCGCTACAGTGCTACAGCAGCAGACGGGCGGAGGCGGCGGCGCCTCGGGCCACGGTGTCATCGCCATCGTCGGCGTGGGCGATCGCCACCTCACGCGCGATGGGCACCGGGTAGGCCTCAATGCCGCGTCGAATCGCGGGTTCCAGCAGGTCCCACGACTTTGCCACGCTGCCGCCGATCACCACTTCGTCGATATCAAGCAGCGACTGGCAGATGGCCACGGCCTTGGCCACGCTGTCGCCGGCCTGATCCCACAGCGCCAGCGCGCGTTCGTCGCCGGAGCGGGCCAGATCGCCGACCTCGCGGGTGTCCTCATCGCCGCCGGTGGCCTCATGCCACAGCCGCGCGATGCCGCGTCCGCCGGCCAGTCCCTCGAGATGCCCGCGCGCTCCACAGGTGCAGGGCACGTCGTCGAATCCCGGAATATGGCCGATTTCGCCGGCTGAATAGCCGGTTCCGCGGAAGATGCCGCCGTTGAGCCACAGCGCGCCGCCCACGCCGGTGCCGAGCATCAGCCCCAGCACGCTGCGCCGCTGTTCGCTTTGCGGACGGTTGGCCATCTGCGCGATCAGGAAGGCGTTCA
This window contains:
- a CDS encoding ROK family protein, translated to MMTSPLLLGIDIGGTKIMACLYDSDLTLLAATSVPTPASEGGDAMIAAACAMGETLALDLGGESGSGLGATLTEAGKAWAETHAGETPNIAAIGVGAAGLIDSENGVVTAASDSFQGWAGYEVRSALQHWRDVPVAMENDVNAFLIAQMANRPQSEQRRSVLGLMLGTGVGGALWLNGGIFRGTGYSAGEIGHIPGFDDVPCTCGARGHLEGLAGGRGIARLWHEATGGDEDTREVGDLARSGDERALALWDQAGDSVAKAVAICQSLLDIDEVVIGGSVAKSWDLLEPAIRRGIEAYPVPIAREVAIAHADDGDDTVARGAAASARLLL